tatttttttacacagggGTAGTTGTGCCCTACAAATATTTTACTTGGCTAAAAACTGTTTGGATGGAGATAAGAGGATCTTACTTATCCAGTTCTTCTTTTTGACAGAATGTATATGGACGAAATGTAGTCATGTGAGAAGACCATTCATAGACATAAGTGCCCCCAGTACAGAGGAGCTCTTCTGTACTGGGCAGAGGGTTTATACAGGGGCAGACATGTCTAGTATTCTGGGGAAGGCAGCGGCACCATATGAAATTGCTTTCCCCCTGGAGGGTCCTATAGGAGGACATGTGGACCCATGCATCACTGGTCTATACATTACATGCTCTTTGCTAAAAGGAAAACCTGAAGGATACAGACTTGTGTAATGATAGAGCGTGTGTATGAATGTATGTAAAGTAAATGTGCTTCTTCTCTCAAGGCTCTTGGCATGCTGTTTTGGCACAAACACAACATCGAGAAATCACTTGCTGATTTGCCCAATTTTACCCCCTTCCCCGATGAGTGGACGGTTGAAGATAAGGTCCTGTTTGAACAAGCGTTTAGTTTTCATGGGAAAAGCTTCCATAGAATTCAGCAAATGGTGAGATATTGTGTGCTGCTGTACTGAGATCCTGTGTCGTCGCTCTCTTCTGCCATCATTACATACCGTCCGCTTTATAGAGCCACCACTATTGGTTTGCCTTCAagccagtttttgttctggtatttttatttagtttatttTTCGGCattccttccaagagccataactttttttatttttctattcacgtAGACATATGAGGTCTTGTATTGAAATGGGGAAATAATTTGTTGTGGGGTGAAAttgacacaaaaaaacaaaaaccttgaGTCgccatgtgtattttttatttttccctgggGGGGGTATTTTTACGGTTCTCATTAgctgctaaaaatgacatgacaaccttattctgcaggtcagtacgattTCGGACATAatacatttatataatttttattatggttttactacttttggggggaacatttttttctttgcattgcataTTTCAGCACCCATatactacactttttttttttctcaagtgAATACAAAGGAGCCATCTCATTAAAAGGAATGGGACGGCAGAGTTTTTAACTACACTGCTCACTGCCACATTTTCAACGGTGACCAGGTAAactgtgaagagaaggcagtttgCTCATACGAGCggttctctttaaacagctgatgggAGGGGGAGTCggggtgggggtgccgggagtcagcccccccaatttaatattgatgacccatcgtgAGCGGGCTTGGCTTGTGAGTTTGTTCCGTAGGTCTGCTGCACACAGATTATGTACATGTACGTAATTTTGCATTAAGAGCTTAAAAGGTTACAGCCAGTCAAAATTTTATGTCTGACCTTTGAAATCAAGGCGCCCCAAATAATGCCACAGAGCATCGGATCCCCATTAACTATATTGGGATCTGACCAGTATCCAGCTGATTTCCAGCATAAATGGCGgcttttggctggacaaaaagaTTTCACAACGCAGATAAGAACGTAGCCTTATCTGGCTAGAAAGGTGAACTTGATCAGCATATGTGCTGTAGAGTATGTTGTATTCTGCAGATTTGtatatttgtgtgtatatatttatagttTCCTAAATTTAATATAATGGATTTAGCTTCCAGATAAGACCATAGCAAGTCTGGTAAAATACTACTACTCCTGGAAAAAAACCCGTTCTCGGACAAGTTTGATGGATCGGCAAGCAAGGAAGTTGGCCAGTAAAAATAACCACAGAGAAAGGTATTGTGCTTTACCATACAGTATTTGTAGGGTTTTGTAGCTAtttggttttgttgtgtgtgtgtttgtttttttttttttttttttaattcccatCAATTCTGTCAGTCACTGGATCGACCACCCCCTGGTCTACATAGAAAAAGCAGAGATTAaagtgaataaaatacaagttatactgaatccatCCCTACACacttatatatcaatctgctcagctccacaACATGCTtgcactattaggcccctttcacacgagcgtgatggataaggtccagatgcgttcagggtgcgttcaggaaaactcgcaccattttgcaagcaattccagtcagttttgtctgcgattgcattcagtggttcatatttttttgtgtgggtgAAATGCGcattaatgcgtttttcacgcgcgtgataaactgacggtttacaaacaacatctcgtagcaaccatcagtgaaaaacgcattgcatacacacctgcttgcggatgcaatgcgtttttcactgaagccccattcgattctatggggccagggttgcgtgaaaaacatagaatatagaacatgctgtgtttttcacgcaacgcacaagtaatacgtgaaaaacaacgctcatgtacacagacccattgaaatgaatgggtccgaattcagtgcggaggcaatgcgttcgcatcacgccttgcacccgtgcggaaaactcactCATGTGAAAAGGGGCCTTGCGGTGGCATTtttgctttaaagggaatgtgttatcagaaaatgacctgctgttttaaatcacttttatgttttttttatataatttttatcgattgttatttttaactttccatgtcactttttatatttaagctaaaaccaaaaatcctgcagttctcgcactggccactatgtctaataataggcgccacttcttggtctgtacagatcactttactgcagttatatgcttatctgtcattctaatcctgtctgtaatgatatcacctctgtgtgtaGATAGGACAGGAACCACCATTCAAAATAGaagacagagcatgcctagaacactctcccatagaagccaatcgggtcccctcctgaccattgtgtcaatggaccatggggctgccgtaaagcagttTTTTAAATGTTGTGTAAATCCTGTTCAGAACAGTTCAGGAaagatggccgccccataatcatgtgtaggaagtaaaataaaataaaaatctacaaTGAGAAAATAAAAACGGATTAGGAAAAAAGGATATGTCTTACTATTTGGATTTAAACTGGCAGATAAGATTTTTGGTGACGCATTTcctttgggcctcatgcacacgaccattgttttggtccgcatccgagccgcagtttttgcggcttggatgcagacctattcacttcaatggggcccgcaaaagatgcggacagcactctgtgtgctgtccgcatccgttgctcctttccgtggtccgccaaaaaaatataacctgtcctattcttgtctgttttgcggacaagaatggtcagttatattaatggctgtccgtgccgttccacaaattgcggaacgcacatgtacgctatccgtgttttgcggatccgcaatttgcagactgcacaacacacaacggtcttgtgcatgcaGCCTCAAACTTAGCTGCAAAATCTATCTAGTAATTACTTCTATTATAGCAAAATACTAGTCACTGGTGAATATAGTTTCCCATCATATGTACATTTAAACAAAAGTGTAGGAAGTCTACAAATTCAAGATATTGGGATTAGTGTCTCTGAGTAGCTGCACAAGCACAGAGGATCTGCTGCTACCTGAGCAGCGCAGATGCCAACGGTGTATGCGCTGCTCACATCTGGGTAAACCCGGAAGCGGAGCTGCGCATGCTCAGTCATCATCTGCACATCCTCTGTGCTTGCACAGCTACTCGGAGCAACGGAGCAGGAATGAAATTGACAGTGCCAGGAGTGATGAGAGCTGCTCTTTGGAGAAGCGCCCCACTCTGGATGATGGTAGGGGGGTCCAAGCTAGCTCCTTCTATGATTATTCATTTGAAATCACTGGATGTATCTGTAGCCTATAATGAGCATACAGCTGGCCCCCGTTCACAAAAATTATACATTGCGTACTTGGGAGAAGATTTTGTTCCGCATATACACTGGGTAACAGAGCCTTTATGCTTTGCTATGACGCCCATCAGCCATTACAGTAAAACCACTGACTGGAGGATTGCATGACCCCAATTCTCATTGCAATGGCAAGTTAACTGTGGATtagttggaagcaggaaaaatgggcGAATAGAGCAGCTTTGAAAAGGACCAGATGACTGGGTCTCAAAAACGGACGGTCTTATGGGATGTTCCTAGTGGGCAGTGGTTAGTGCCTGCCAGTGTGGTCCAGTAACGGTCAACTGGTGAACCAGCAACAGGTACATGGGCGCCCAAGGCTCATTATTTTATGTGGGGGAGTCAAGTCTTGCCCGTCTGGTCCGATCCCACAGAAAGATACTGCAGCTGAAATTGCAAAAGTTACTGGTGGATATGAATCACCTTTTCTTTTACATGGTATGGACAGCGCATCGCTCTCCTGGGGACGAGATCGCACCATGGGAAGATTACAAgctggcggaggcagtgtgatactCTGGGCAGTGTTCTGCTGGGAAGCTTTGGATCCTGACATGGATTTGACCCGTACCACCTACCTGAACACTGTACAGATCAAGTACACTCCTTTATGGCAGCAGTATTCTCTATGGTTATTATGGAAAATTAAAGGATCTACTGCTAACGTCTTAATGCCAGATGCTACGGGACATCGTTCgaggtcttgtggagtccatgcAGCGGCATGTAGGGTCTAGAAGTCTGCTCACCCAGATTAAGGcgttctctccccaaggagagagagTACCCCCCCAAATTGACGTGTCAGAGTGCAGTGGGAGCCTACATAATATCAGCCAGGTGCTTCTAGTGGGTGTATGTGCAGGTGATGAGTACAACTTGGACATGTACACACTTTGCAGATTCTTAAAAAACATTTCCCTTTGAATGACGATTTGTCATGGGGTTAACTCTCTTCACTTACAGTCAGCAGCATACcctatttatacatttttaaaacCGGCCCTCAAATCCCCATTCACTTGCTTTGTACAGCTGTATCTTATACTTTGTTCCCTATGAGTCTCCTAACACCAGGGGACCTAAGCAGATCtcggatttttatatattttttcaatgatTTTGTGTTTGCATTCAGCGATGAGGACCTTGAGGAAAGTCATCATCCAAAGGATGGAAATGACAGTGATTATGACCCTAAAAAAGAAGCAAAAAAAGAGGTGCGTaatgctctgtactgtatgtgtgataTCTGATTGAATTATCCAATGAGAAAATATCATTAAATGTATGATCGCTTGTGGTCCTGACGCTAGAATCCCCATGATCATTATTGCACAACCTCGTTATTGCAGACTTACTTCACGtgcttgatctgaggtctgatgaagactttatatttatttattttttcttattttttggggTCTGATGGAGCCTAGGAggtctaatttttgggacctgatctgaggtctgatgaagaatgggggtctgatgaatttttcttattttttttttcttattttcctcctctaaatcctaggtgccTCTAGACCGGATTTCCACAACCACTTCATCCAATTAAAATTCTACTCTGCCCTCCTCACTGCCCTAGAATGAGGAATACACCCTTTAAAAGGCCATATGGGATTACCTGGAAGTACCGTCTGTTTTCAGATGGAAATCTTGAGTTAATGCACATTCCTAAATTATGTGTGATACTAAAAAAAATGTTATTCGCTTTTTTTTTCAGCCCAGTGCAGATACCTGTATTCAGCCTGTGAAGGTTGCTCTTGGTAGAAGAGAATACCAAAGTTTACAGCATCGTCACCACTCCCAGAGGTCTAAATTTCGTCCTCCAAAGGGAATGTATATAATTAAGGATGACGTTGTAGCAGTGTCCTGTGGTCCGAACGCTGCCAGTACTATACTCCGTCAGTTGGATATGGAATTGATATCCTTGAAACGTCAGGTGGGCATTTTTGATTTATtaatggtcttttttttttttttttttgggtccattcatacgtccgcaaaatgggtccggatcTGTTCTGCAACGTTGCAGAACgggtccggacccattcattttcaatggtgccggaaaagatgcggacagcactcccattccgcaaaaaaaaaatagaacatgtcctattcttgcccgcagacACAgaaaagaaaaggcatttctatttaaagtACCGTCCatatgtggtccgcaaaatgcggaatgcacctggcccggtgtccgtgttttgcgaacacttgcggacgtctgaatgaacccTTAGTCTGTAGAAAAGGCAGAGAGATCATGTTTAGCTGAACATCGCATGTCTGTTGCTTCCAGGaccacagtctccatagttggattgttaatttttaatattttctgggtgtttctaagggtactttcacaatagcggcaggacggatccgacaggctgtttaccctgtcggatccgtcctgccgctattttcaccggaccgccgctccgtccccattgactataatggggagggggcagagctccggcgcagcacggcacttcactgtgagaggccgccggactaaaaagtcggacatgcagtacttttagtccgacggcctttcgccgtgctgtgccggaTCTCCGCTCCCGTCCccattcccattatagtcaatgaggacggagcggcggcatggcgaaatagcggcaggatggatctgacaggatgaacagcctgtcggatctgtcctgccgctagtgtgaaagtagcctaagtactgGTGTCATAGAAAGGGCTCCCCCCTGGAACCCCTTTTTTACAGCCTGCCCATAGGAGACTGCAGCACCTCTTGCTTTCGCACCATAGatctattaaagggtttgtctgtgatgagacaatccctttgaaCTGACGTGAGTGCATgacagtttttttaaaaatttttaattttttattaatttttttacttcatcacCTTCTGCTTAAACCATATTTATACCTGAATCCTGCTTGCATCCAAGTGTATGAAGATTGCCCATCTAACGTGTAATTGGGAGGACATGCTGCTTATGTGTTCATGTTTGTTGGCATAGGATTTTGTTTTCTCTCTCGTTTTTGCTGTGACTGACTGTACGCTTTCATTTAAAGGTTCAGAACACTAAGCAAGTTAACAGTGCACTTAAGCAAAAGCTGGAAGGGGGCATAGAAGAGTTCAAACCGGCAGAGGTAACATGACCAGCCTGTGTGTCAGCCCGTGCCATCATCCCTGGCTTGATCCAGTGAATTGTAGCTCTTTCTATCAGCCCtttcttattttatttcattattattatttttttcatgtttCAGTCAAATCAGAAAATAAATGCCCGATGGACGACCGAAGAACAGCTTCTCGCAGTACAAGGTAAGTGATGAGGAGATTTTCTCTTGGGCCATATAATGTCTTACGGAAGAAACTTGTCTGCAACACGGGGGTAGTCCTTATGTTGCCCTCCGTACAGATGGAGGCAGCTTCACTAGAGTAGATGATAATGCAAACTGAATCTTGAACACCCTTCCCCCATAATGACACGCATCTGTACAATATTCAAAAAAAGAAAGTCAAATGGGATACATCATAGTAGTCTATGCAACAATGACACTAGTTCCTTTTAACGCCTTTGATCCACTCCAATGCCCTTTGTAAAGGACATTTACCATGTCACTGCACACCCAGCACTAGACCAC
The sequence above is a segment of the Bufo bufo chromosome 4, aBufBuf1.1, whole genome shotgun sequence genome. Coding sequences within it:
- the RCOR3 gene encoding REST corepressor 3 isoform X4 — its product is MLVWSPYHSIPDLKLDEYIAIAKEKHGYNVEQALGMLFWHKHNIEKSLADLPNFTPFPDEWTVEDKVLFEQAFSFHGKSFHRIQQMLPDKTIASLVKYYYSWKKTRSRTSLMDRQARKLASKNNHRESDEDLEESHHPKDGNDSDYDPKKEAKKEPSADTCIQPVKVALGRREYQSLQHRHHSQRSKFRPPKGMYIIKDDVVAVSCGPNAASTILRQLDMELISLKRQVQNTKQVNSALKQKLEGGIEEFKPAESNQKINARWTTEEQLLAVQGVRKYGKDFQAIADVIGNKTVGQVKNFFVNYRRRFNLEEVLQEWEAEQGTQASNGDASTLGDDTKNTSHVPSGKSTDEEDETQSSQTAPPAGQSPPAQPVAPASSASVTALNQPPPLLRPTLPAAPALHRQPPPLQQQARFVQPRPTLNQPPPPLIRPASSMPPRLNPRPAVTTSSGQQPSSLGIQTEPQPTMH
- the RCOR3 gene encoding REST corepressor 3 isoform X5; its protein translation is MALGMLFWHKHNIEKSLADLPNFTPFPDEWTVEDKVLFEQAFSFHGKSFHRIQQMLPDKTIASLVKYYYSWKKTRSRTSLMDRQARKLASKNNHRESDEDLEESHHPKDGNDSDYDPKKEAKKEPSADTCIQPVKVALGRREYQSLQHRHHSQRSKFRPPKGMYIIKDDVVAVSCGPNAASTILRQLDMELISLKRQVQNTKQVNSALKQKLEGGIEEFKPAESNQKINARWTTEEQLLAVQGVRKYGKDFQAIADVIGNKTVGQVKNFFVNYRRRFNLEEVLQEWEAEQGTQASNGDASTLGDDTKNTSHVPSGKSTDEEDETQSSQTAPPAGQSPPAQPVAPASSASVTALNQPPPLLRPTLPAAPALHRQPPPLQQQARFVQPRPTLNQPPPPLIRPASSMPPRLNPRPAVTTSSGQQPSSLGIQTEPQPTMH